In one Macaca fascicularis isolate 582-1 chromosome 6, T2T-MFA8v1.1 genomic region, the following are encoded:
- the GDNF gene encoding glial cell line-derived neurotrophic factor isoform X3: MPEDYPDQFDDVMDFIQATIKRLKRSPDKQMAVLPRRERNRQAAAANPENSKGKGRRGQRGKNRGCVLTAIHLNVTDLGLGYETKEELIFRYCSGSCDAAETTYDKILKNLSRNRRLVSDKVGQACCRPTAFDDDLSFLDDNLVYHILRKHSAKRCGCI; the protein is encoded by the coding sequence ATGCCAGAGGATTATCCTGATCAGTTTGATGATGTCATGGATTTTATTCAAGCCACCATTAAAAGACTGAAAAGGTCACCAGATAAACAAATGGCAGTGCTTCCTAGAAGAGAGCGGAATCGGCAGGCTGCAGCTGCCAACCCAGAGAATTCCAAAGGAAAAGGTCGGAGAGGCCAGAGGGGCAAAAACCGGGGTTGTGTCTTAACTGCAATACATTTAAATGTCACTGACTTGGGTTTGGGCTACGAAACCAAGGAGGAACTGATTTTTAGGTACTGCAGCGGCTCTTGCGATGCAGCTGAGACAACatatgacaaaatattaaaaaacttaTCCAGAAATAGAAGGCTGGTGAGTGACAAAGTAGGGCAGGCATGTTGCAGACCCACCGCCTTTGATGATGACCTGTCGTTTTTAGATGATAACCTGGTTTACCATATTCTAAGAAAGCATTCCGCTAAAAGGTGTGGATGTATCTGA